The following coding sequences lie in one Chionomys nivalis chromosome 8, mChiNiv1.1, whole genome shotgun sequence genomic window:
- the LOC130880549 gene encoding membrane-spanning 4-domains subfamily A member 4D-like isoform X2, with protein MRGLEQTTIEVAPGGVLPSERSVVKSQLWKENAEKFLKGEPKVLGVVQVLIALINLILGIIIMTEIIDVTSAFSVYVYAPVWGSIVFIISGSLSIAAGMRTTEVLVTTSLSFNTISSVVAAATSIIGFFSVLMSLHFTNSNPLTRGIDFLMFILNILEFCIAVSTSAFGCKAACCNTSEVVVILPPNPAVSAAATPMLLQPLAPPVYQERNVPENIYKNCI; from the exons ATGCGAGGACTAGAACAGACCACCATAGAGGTGGCCCCTGGAGGTGTTCTGCCTTCAGAGAGGTCTGTTGTAAAGTCACAACTGTGGAAAGAGAATGCAGAGAAATTCTTGAAGGGGGAACCCAAAGTCCTCGGG GTTGTTCAAGTTCTGATTGCTCTCATAAACCTCATTTTGGGTATAATAATCATGACAGAAATAATAGATGTGACCTCAGCATTTTCAGTGTACGTATATGCCCCAGTTTGGGGTTCCATCGTG TTTATAATCTCAGGATCCTTGTCAATTGCAGCAGGAATGAGAACTACAGAGGTCCTG GTCACCACCAGTCTAAGTTTTAACACCATTAGCTCTGTGGTGGCTGCAGCAACAAGTATAATTGGTTTCTTCAGTGTACTTATGAGTTTACATTTCACAA ATTCCAACCCCCTGACCAGG GGTATAGATTTTTTGATGTTCATTTTAAATATACTTGAATTCTGCATTGCTGTGTCCACCTCTGCCTTTGGATGTAAAGCAGCCTGTTGTAACACCAGTGAG GTTGTTGTAATTCTACCACCAAATCCTGCTGTGTCTGCAGCGGCAACTCCCATGTTACTTCAACCATTGGCACCACCAGTATACCAAGAAAGAAATGttccagaaaatatatataagaattgcatttga
- the LOC130880549 gene encoding membrane-spanning 4-domains subfamily A member 4D-like isoform X1, with amino-acid sequence MRGLEQTTIEVAPGGVLPSERSVVKSQLWKENAEKFLKGEPKVLGVVQVLIALINLILGIIIMTEIIDVTSAFSVYVYAPVWGSIVFIISGSLSIAAGMRTTEVLVTTSLSFNTISSVVAAATSIIGFFSVLMSLHFTSLRIAVGIDFLMFILNILEFCIAVSTSAFGCKAACCNTSEVVVILPPNPAVSAAATPMLLQPLAPPVYQERNVPENIYKNCI; translated from the exons ATGCGAGGACTAGAACAGACCACCATAGAGGTGGCCCCTGGAGGTGTTCTGCCTTCAGAGAGGTCTGTTGTAAAGTCACAACTGTGGAAAGAGAATGCAGAGAAATTCTTGAAGGGGGAACCCAAAGTCCTCGGG GTTGTTCAAGTTCTGATTGCTCTCATAAACCTCATTTTGGGTATAATAATCATGACAGAAATAATAGATGTGACCTCAGCATTTTCAGTGTACGTATATGCCCCAGTTTGGGGTTCCATCGTG TTTATAATCTCAGGATCCTTGTCAATTGCAGCAGGAATGAGAACTACAGAGGTCCTG GTCACCACCAGTCTAAGTTTTAACACCATTAGCTCTGTGGTGGCTGCAGCAACAAGTATAATTGGTTTCTTCAGTGTACTTATGAGTTTACATTTCACAAGTCTAAGAATTGCTGTT GGTATAGATTTTTTGATGTTCATTTTAAATATACTTGAATTCTGCATTGCTGTGTCCACCTCTGCCTTTGGATGTAAAGCAGCCTGTTGTAACACCAGTGAG GTTGTTGTAATTCTACCACCAAATCCTGCTGTGTCTGCAGCGGCAACTCCCATGTTACTTCAACCATTGGCACCACCAGTATACCAAGAAAGAAATGttccagaaaatatatataagaattgcatttga